aaataaagGTTAGAATATTCCATCATGGTCTGGGTTTGTATTCTACATCCAATCCAAACAACATTGTCACATTCTAGATCAACTAAAGATCCTAAATAAGAACAATTGGAATTTTCTGCCAAGTAGTTGCTTCATTGGTAAGCCTTAGTAACAAGAAGTGAAAAAGAACAATAATGAAGTCCTTGGGCTATACCCCCATTCAAAACCTATTTTGTATATAGTAATAGAAGATATATAGTTCATtctctttgaaatttttttcttagaagTTGGTGCTTGGATGTTATCATCTACCAGTATATCTGTTCTCTTTAGAAAGTTAAGATGACATAAATCCAAAATCATGATATATTGATATGGTAATGGACTAATGGTAGTGTGAGGTATGAAcgaaaatttttttcttagctGCATTAGGTCAATAATTTGGGGTGTTAGATGGGTTGTCCCATCACTAGCTAATTTACAAAGAGTTAGGAAAATTAATGATAATGCCCTCATAGTGTCGGATACGGGGAAAAGACAACTTAATGTTAATGGCCAaacaaatatagaaaaaatttgaTTGGCTTCGcaattggaaaaaataaatgattggATTTGGATTactttttgtttgaaaaagttattttctgaaaattgagaaaagtataataatattttatacctAAAAAGATgtggggctttttttttttttgactgaaaatGGTAGAAAAGATGTGGGGCTTAAAGTAACAAGttaacatttaaaataaaattaaaaataaataataaataaataaaaacacacatcCAATCCCATACGGCCATACCCTCTCaccaactttttaattttcataaaagaaactgaaaagaaaaaagtggaaGTTGTATTCATCAGTTTGTACCTTGCTTGTAAATTGCACTGTGTAGCTTTATTCCGCCCCAGTTTTTAATCAGGAAAATTCATAACACTCTTGGAACAGAAGCCTGCTGCTCTTTAGGCcgaaaataaaaacacaaaagaaagaaagaagccTGCTGCTATACATTCACTTTATTCCATCTTTGAGTGTAATGATTCCAAGAAAGGACTAGCCATATCTGCACTTATACCCCAAATGGACTACTCAAGTTACTATTAGAGCTCCTTGTAATCAACACACGCCCGCATAACATACACTCAAACAATCTAATTTGAAGCTATAACGTTGAGAATGCAAGAGGAAATGGAGAACAATGTGTGGCATTAACTGGTAAGCGTGATGTTGGGAAGTGTTAGGCTCTCTACATACAGATAAATTCGCAAACATGGacactagaaaaataaaaattagaatgtCCAAAGTCCAAACTCTTATCTGGTTCTGACAACATACACATTAAAGACTAGTGTTTAAGCTCAAAGCAGGTAGACAGAAATGAAGCCTGAGAAAGTAACTAGTATGCTCtacaaacttttcttttataaaagtAGCTAGTATTTTCCTACTTCTGCAATAACCAGGAAACATGAATTTGAGCACAGAAACATAAGAAAAAATAGGGGCAAATCTATAATATATAAAGCACTACTAATTGTACATGTCATGTTCCATTAAGCAAGGATATACTAATTGTACATGTCATGTTCCATTAAGCAAGGATAAATACACCATTCCCCACTACTTACATGATCCATTTACATAATACCATGTTCATCTAACTCACATCCTTCTTCCCATCTTGAGTCATCTACCTATTTAGCCTATCCCTTCATAATGCAAGTTAGACTATGctccatttaaaatttaatttaaaaaaataaaagaagaaagttaAACCAAAATTCATTTGAATGTAGCCTCAGTTTCGACAGATTTCCCCATCAATTTCTACTAAAACAAACTAGTTCATCTGACAGTTCCTGCACCAATAATCCAAAGATAGCTAGCTCAATCTCTAATGCTGTCTCTCCCACCTGCTCCTGGTCTAGCTTCCACCTATAAAGCTCTCTTCTGAAATCTTGCTCCACCATCATATCAATGGTGTTAGATTCTACCTCTTTCCATGATTCCAATCTCTTACATACCCTACTCACCACCTCTTCTCTGTTGTCAAAGGCATTCTGTTCTCTTCCTTCCTCAACAATGAGATCTGAAACCAATCTCTTCATGTCTTCTGGGATTCGGTGTAAACTATCGATGCTTGATTTGCTGAGCACTTCTGTAACAAAGCCATCAACATTTGTTTCCATATGTGATGTTTCCATCTCATCTTCACGGTCCTCCTCTTCTTCAAGGTCATTAATATTGGTATCATAGTCATCATCTTGTTCATCTTCCAACATTCTTTTCTCAAGTTCAATTGGATCTAATTCTGCCAATTTCTCAAATCTACGAAGCTTGTGCAATAGCTGCTTCTTTGCTCCTGTAAATATCAAACAAGTAAACAAAAGGAACATCACAATAAATCACTTGCTTGATGATGGATAAAATTTGGCACTAAGTATGTAACGAAGAATGAATTGCTATTATAAATCTATTAGTTGATTTAGTTTAACAATTAATCTTGCAGCATTACTATCTTAGATATTGCTATAGCAAACTTATAGCACAATCCACTCAAACAATGATAGGGAGTCAAGTAAAATACACTGGAGAAACTTCACAAATTATCATTCTATTAATTCAAAGACCAATAAGCTGGATTAATGCCATATATATACATCCACTCAATCAATTTGGACAATACAACTGAATGATGGGCaatatctaaaataataaaaaccaaCTGATATAAGGAATTCAGAATTATCATACACTTTGTTTACAACACGATGCCAATGCCTTGAATTTGAAGGGTGGATGTATGTAATACACTAATTTGTATATTTAGAGTGATAAACATTGTAATAATATTAGATGCTACTTGAACACTGTAAATTTTAATGGTTCTCAATTTAATACTGCTAGTTTGATGCCAATTCCAAGTTTGAATTTATAACTTAACATGCTTGATCAGTCTCAATCCACATGCACTGACTTTGTCTGTACTATGAACTTTCATATTTATTTGCACCTGACACTCAGGAGAAATCAAGTACAAAAGAGACTCACTTCCTACAATGAAGAAAATGGAAACTGATTCCTATTGGACAATCTCATATCCCCTGTGCTTTCAGTGCATAATATGCCAGTAGATTATGAACTTATTGTTCAATAGGTTTCACCAAAGTCAAGTGCTGAACAGCAGCATCgacaaaaaaaatgtcaagtctACATCTAAGAAATAATGAAGAAGCCCAATAATAATTTGCAGGGGCCTGTCACAAAAATGTTTAAGGCCTTGCAGTGTATGTAGGGTCACAATGAAGTTACAATAATGAAAAGAACAactatttttgggttttgaggcTTATAGTTTCCCCTTCGATGTATATAGTTTCAaagtatataattatatatgtataagaagaaaaagaagaaaataatagcACTTGTTAGATAATAGGAATAAGTGAAATTCAATTACTATACATATGTaagagaattttgaaatttattttggctACTATTGCTGTTTTTTCGCTTTTTCACCCTTTAGCTGCAACATATCAAAATGGGGACTGAGAGTAACAAAAAAGTACTAACTTAATTCAGATGAATTAGTTTGATGATTGCACTGTCCAATGAATTGAAGAGACTACCACAATTAAGACACAACTCCTAACATATAATGTGGGTCACATTTGACGTTAAGGCAACTTTGGTTGTGTCTACCTTATCGACAAAAGCAGGTCACATTAACAAGAGATTGATGTATACCCAATAAGCAGAATACAGGGGCATTTTTACCCTCAATCTTCAATGGATCCCACATTGATACCATGGTTCAAAATCAACACAATCCTACAATTATGACCACCATGCATTATTGTACCAAACACTAAAGTTACCATCAAACACAAGCATGTAGTACAAATTTTAAGTAGGCTCATTAAGAAGGAACTCACACACCCAACACATActtatagaaaaaattaattcaaacagtacttgtttagtttaatttgttacatacTCTGTACAATGGCAAAGCTGCATTCATGATCATAACCGTAGTCCTTgtcctcatcatcatcctcaacaTCATGACCATCATCATCGTCCTCGAATACAGGATCCAAGACAGAGACTGGACTGCACTGTTCCTTATCTTCCTCCTCTTCAACttcttggaatttttttaaattctcagCTCCACTAGTCTCTTTTTCCTATCCAAATTCAAAACAACCTCAAATTTAGCATAGTCATACATCATTTTCATAATTGAGCTACAATtatggttattatttttttaattgtcatTGTAACATTCATGAGATTTGATTAAGACCCAGATCATAATTGGTTGGCTGTTGACTTTTCTATGgtaattttcagaaaataaaacacacaaacTATATTCTAGTAAGAGGGATGTCGGAGTTCAttgatgtgaaacaacacccaacaaaagaaacaaaaacgcATTTGTCCTTTTCaggaaaataatatatactactATCTACATGAGgccttaaaaaaaagatttgcatGGCAGAGACATGATCTGAAGtacaattatatgaaaattCAAGAAGGGGTTGaagtaaaaatagaaaaaatcttAAATGACATATATAACCCTGAAAATGACCAAGTCAATCACAATTACAAGGTAGATTTATGGGGTACACTTGTCATATACTGACAACATTCCGGCCAATTTTGCAGAACACGGATCATATTGCCGACAATTCATACACACGTCCACTCCACCCCAATTGAGTCACGAGTCAACTTGGACAGTCCAATGTgtgcacacacatacacacaacatttttataatatggtaaatttcaaaaacttgaaattggtCCCAAAAAAGAGTACACTaaagttcctcaaaaaaaaaaaaagagtacactAAAAGAGGTAAACATGACAGTAAATATATTGGTagagagtttaaaaaaaataatgcatagTGGCAAACCTCATTTTTGTGGTGGCTAGGGGATGCCGCCGGCGACTGTAACTCCGGCGTCCGGCGACCGGAGGAGGAAGAAGGGCTCCTTTGAAGCACAAAACGAAAAGGGCTTTCACAAAACTGCTTATCACAGCAAGCAAAGTCTGTTTCTGGTCTCTGTTTGGATAAGAATTCAATAACTTCTAAGTCCACAGATTGGCTACTAATAGAAGAATCCAAATCCAAAGACTTGTCTTCATTGCTTTCGGACCAAACAGCACTGCTAGGCCTACCATTACAAGAACAAGAATGGCTTAAACTTAACTCACTGCTAGCACTTTTGTTGTCCTCCAAAGCCACCATTTTTGTGTGCATTTTCATGCTCTCATTGGAACTACTTTTTCTGTGTCCAACACCTGATGAGTCCCACCTCAGAATGTCTTTTACTGAAACAACCTTAACCCCATCACCACCTTCAATTTCACGCTTTTTGCTACGATTTGTTAGTCTCTTTAATATTGAACCAAATAGACCAAACCCGGGGTTTTTGTTCCGGGTTTTGGACTTTGAAGCTGATGATGATGAATGTTTCTGAATTCTCAAAGCGGCGTCAAGAAGAAGAGCTGCAGTTCTAGCAGGAATGTGAAGAAAAATGGCATTTGGGGTCCTGCAGGGACTTTTAGCTGGAGATGAGAATTCAAAGAGTGGAGATTTCGGTTTTCTGAGGTCTGGCGAGTCTTGGAAAGTGAAAAAGCAAGCGTTTTTGCAAAAATTCCCAGGAAAGCTTGGAGTTTCTGAGATGGGTTTTCGTTTCTTGACTTGTAAATGGGTTTTTGGTGAAGAACTTTTGAGTTGGCAGCGTCTGTCAGCAATGTAGTTCTTGAGTTGGAATGGTTCTTGGTCTTCTTTCAGTAGCTCGTGTAATAAGTGCTTTTGAGCCATCATCAGAGTCTGGTACAGAAACGAGTTTTGTTTCACCAAAAGAAGAAActgtattagaaaaaaaaaaaaaaaagataaacagAAACAAAGCTTGAAATGTTGTTCAAGTAGGTACGAATCTCAGCACCATGAAAGAGTTGAAgaggtttcaactttcaactaaAGTGGTAGTAGTTTAAAGGGAAGGTTGCAAGTTAAGAACTTTGGCTACAAATatatgagagaagagagagagagagaggaaagaatgAGGAGACTTCCTGATTCaaatctgagagagagagagagtgatatACAATGTCGAGGCAAGGTGGTaataaagaaattattaaaaaataattggtaaaatatactcttattttttaatgataaaatatacACTTAGTTAGGTTAAGACTTAAAACTTGGCAGCAAATTGTAGGTCTAAGAAAAGCTTAGGGAGAATTAGAGTCATAGTTTAGTAGGCTAGTAGAGAGAGGATCTGGGTCAGGAAAGCTCTGTTGTGTACAGAGAAAGTGATAGACTTACAAAAAATTGCAGTACGTTTATTGATTATTACTAGTACATAGGGACATAGGGTTGGTCTAATCACTAATGTAACTTGCACACTGTCTCATTTTTtgtccttgttttttttttaattattaataaattataacagTGCCGATTACGGAGTTACTACTATGAAGTATGAAGCATTGAAGCAAAGGATAGTGTGTGACTCACAGGATTCGCGAGAACAGCGCTGCCTTGTTGGCTAGCTGGACAAACAGGGAGATTTCCGCGTAACTTTACC
This genomic stretch from Castanea sativa cultivar Marrone di Chiusa Pesio chromosome 9, ASM4071231v1 harbors:
- the LOC142610807 gene encoding uncharacterized protein LOC142610807 isoform X2 produces the protein MTLMMAQKHLLHELLKEDQEPFQLKNYIADRRCQLKSSSPKTHLQVKKRKPISETPSFPGNFCKNACFFTFQDSPDLRKPKSPLFEFSSPAKSPCRTPNAIFLHIPARTAALLLDAALRIQKHSSSSASKSKTRNKNPGFGLFGSILKRLTNRSKKREIEGGDGVKVVSVKDILRWDSSGVGHRKSSSNESMKMHTKMVALEDNKSASSELSLSHSCSCNGRPSSAVWSESNEDKSLDLDSSISSQSVDLEVIEFLSKQRPETDFACCDKQFCESPFRFVLQRSPSSSSGRRTPELQSPAASPSHHKNEEKETSGAENLKKFQEVEEEEDKEQCSPVSVLDPVFEDDDDGHDVEDDDEDKDYGYDHECSFAIVQRAKKQLLHKLRRFEKLAELDPIELEKRMLEDEQDDDYDTNINDLEEEEDREDEMETSHMETNVDGFVTEVLSKSSIDSLHRIPEDMKRLVSDLIVEEGREQNAFDNREEVVSRVCKRLESWKEVESNTIDMMVEQDFRRELYRWKLDQEQVGETALEIELAIFGLLVQELSDELVCFSRN
- the LOC142610807 gene encoding uncharacterized protein LOC142610807 isoform X1, yielding MKVKLRGNLPVCPASQQGSAVLANPTLMMAQKHLLHELLKEDQEPFQLKNYIADRRCQLKSSSPKTHLQVKKRKPISETPSFPGNFCKNACFFTFQDSPDLRKPKSPLFEFSSPAKSPCRTPNAIFLHIPARTAALLLDAALRIQKHSSSSASKSKTRNKNPGFGLFGSILKRLTNRSKKREIEGGDGVKVVSVKDILRWDSSGVGHRKSSSNESMKMHTKMVALEDNKSASSELSLSHSCSCNGRPSSAVWSESNEDKSLDLDSSISSQSVDLEVIEFLSKQRPETDFACCDKQFCESPFRFVLQRSPSSSSGRRTPELQSPAASPSHHKNEEKETSGAENLKKFQEVEEEEDKEQCSPVSVLDPVFEDDDDGHDVEDDDEDKDYGYDHECSFAIVQRAKKQLLHKLRRFEKLAELDPIELEKRMLEDEQDDDYDTNINDLEEEEDREDEMETSHMETNVDGFVTEVLSKSSIDSLHRIPEDMKRLVSDLIVEEGREQNAFDNREEVVSRVCKRLESWKEVESNTIDMMVEQDFRRELYRWKLDQEQVGETALEIELAIFGLLVQELSDELVCFSRN